From Triticum aestivum cultivar Chinese Spring chromosome 4A, IWGSC CS RefSeq v2.1, whole genome shotgun sequence, a single genomic window includes:
- the LOC123082574 gene encoding uncharacterized protein, with protein MLRPHPLAMAVGAGEAARRRAKAAVQGLTGSRSGAAGTDAGEAGPPPLLTFSDVPGLEREGRTPARPASLHTQMKEDGGNVDTAWLASIEEVTMKQEEMDRTFRSGVLPVTYCLIYTRK; from the exons ATGCTGCGGCCGCATCCCCTGGCGATGGCAGTGGGGGCGGGTGAGGCTGCAAGGCGACGAGCCAAGGCGGCAGTGCAGGGCCTCACAGGTTCTCGATCTGGAGCGGCAGGGACGGACGCCGGCGAGGCTGGTCCCCCACCTCTCCTCACCTTCTCCGACGTTCCCGGTCTGGAGCGGGAGGGaaggacgccggcgaggccagcctcCCTTCACACACAG ATGAAGGAGGATGGAGGGAATGTGGATACGGCTTGGTTAGCATCTATTGAG GAAGTCACTATGAAACAAGAGGAGATGGATAGGACTTTCAGATCTGGCGTTCTCCCTGTCACTTACTGCCTGATTTATACACGGAAATAA